AAATTCAACCACCAGCTCTTCCTGAAACTGGATATTGCGCAGCTCATATAACTTGGCAACGGCTTTGGAGGGCGCGATAGGATCGCGCGAACCGCGAGGATTGGTCACATGGTCGTAATAGGTCACTATGCCGGCAATTTTGCCCAGCAGCGGAATCTTGTCGCCGGATAAGCCATGGGGAAAGCCAGTGCCATTCAACCGCTCGCAGTGGGTTTTGACCACCGCGATAACCCGCGGCTCCACGCCCTGGGTTTTGCGCAGGATTTCGCAGCCCAGCTCCACAAAACTTTCGTAGAGCGCCTCTTCTTCCGCACTGCGATCGAGGTTGGTGATCAAGGCGGCATCCAGCATCACCTTGCCGACATCTTTCAGCAAGACACCCATCGCCAGCACATCCAAATCGCGTTTGGGTAAGCCGATATGACGGCCAAATAAAATCGCCCACACCGATGAACGCACCGCGTGGCTGTAGGTGTATTCGTCTTTTTCCTGCACCCGCGACAGCCAGGTAAAGGCGTCGGGGTTGCGCACCACGCTGTCCACCATTTCACTGGCAACACGCTTGGTTTCACCGAGGGATAAATCGTCAAACTGGTTCTTTTCCAGTTGCTCCATCACCTCCACAACCGCGCCGTAAACCTTCTGGTGTAACTGGCGCGCCTGTTTTACCTCGCGCTGCAAAGGCGTGACATCGCGGTACAAGCCGCGCTGGATTTTGAGGGGAGCCAGGGTTTCGGTAAAACTGTTCACACGCTCGCGCGTGGTGGTTTTTTTGGTGGGAGCGGCGATGGTTTTTAAATTGGCGGAAATAGGCCCGCGCCCTTTTTCCACGTCGATATAAACGTAATGGCACAGCGCCTTGAGCTGGTTGATCTCGCCCAAATCGCGCAGGTAAAACCCCTGCAGTGGAAAGGGTGTCTGGGACCAGGGGCGGTCCAAACCAGACACATACATGCCGATGGTTAATTCGTTGACATCAACTTTAACCTGCTTTATTGCCACGCCTCGCTCTCCATATCACCCAATGGTGTTATCAGCCTTATTAGATCGGGGCGGCGACAGTGACAGCGCTCGCCCGCGTCGGGGGAGAAAATCTTCCTAAAAACACAGATGCTGCGGCGAGTGTAATGAAGATAATGACGCCGCACCAGCACCCGCAGCGCAATGGCTACTAAAAGGTGCCGGCACGCGACGAATGACCGATAAATTATGCGTGGTAGCTGGCAGACAAATCGTGAACGGCGTTGATAAAGGCGCCGGCGTGGGCTGGGTCCACTTCGGGAGTAATGCCGTGCCCCAGGTTGAAAACATGGCCGGAACCCGCCCCAAAAGAGGCAAGGATACTGCCCACTTCCGCGCGAATACGCTCCGGTGAGGCATAGAGGATACTTGGGTCCATATTGCCTTGCAGCGCCACTTTATTGCCTACGCGCGCGCGCGCTGCGCCTATGTCGGTGGTCCAATCCAGTCCCAGCGCAGTAGCACCCGTCGCCGCCATAGCTTCCAACCATTGGCCGCCACCTTTGGTGAATAAAATCACCGGCACCTGGCGACCTTCATGTTCACGAATCAAACCACTGACGATCTTCTGCATATAGTTCAGCGAAAACTCCTGATAGGCCGCATGGGATAAGGCACCACCCCAGGTATCAAAAATTTGCACAGCTTGCGCACCCGCCTGAATCTGGGCGTTCAGGTAAACAATCACCGACTCAGCCAATACATCCAACAGTTGGTGCATTACCTGGGGCTGGTTGTAGAGCATTTCCTTGGCGCGACGGAAATCGCGGCTGGAGCCACCTTCGATCATGTAAGTCGCCAAGGTCCAGGGACTGCCGGAGAAACCAATCAGCGGCACACGACCATTCAGCTCGCGGCGAATAGTTTTCACCGCGTTGACTACATAGGGCAGATCCTGTTCAGGGTTAATCACCTTGAGCGCATTCACATCGGCTTCGGTGCGGATGACTTTCTTGAATTTAGGGCCTTCACCGGTTTCAAAATACAGACCTAGTCCCATGGCGTCGGGGATGGTGAGAATATCGGAGAAGAGAATCGCCGCATCCAGCGGATAGCGCTCCAGCGGTTGTAAAGTGACTTCACAGGCGAGTTCAGGGTTAGTGCACAGCGCCATAAAATCCCCCGCCAAGCTGCGGGTCGCGCGGTACTCGGGCAGATAACGACCCGCCTGACGCATCATCCATACCGGGGTGACATCTACCGGTTGCTTTAACAGGGCACGCAGAAAACGGTCGTTCTTAAGTTCAGTCATGAATAGCTCTCTTGTAATGGCCCGCGCAATGAGTCGCGCTGCCGGACTAAGGCTGATGTGGGCCGCAGTATATCAAGTGTCGCTGTGGATTAGGCGACAGCGTCATGTTTGCTGGCAACCTGGTAATTGAGCCGCTGCAAATTGTGATCGATGCGCAGCACGTGGATGCTCACCCGATGAATCCAGCGCGAGGCTTCCATCAGGCTTACTCCTTTGTCCAATTCAATCTGACCGGTAGCGATTTGCGCCATGGTCAGCTCGCGCAACTGCTGCTCCTGCACCGCCAATTGATCCACCAACAAGCCAGCCTGTACGTCATCAAGCGGCTCCTTGTGCACCACGCCATTAACCAACTGCGTGAGGATAGTGCGCGCAATTTGCAGGCTGCGCTCATCGCGCAATACCAGTGCGACATGGGGATTTTGGCAGCGCTCATACAGGCGCTGCAAATGGTCGAGCAGATGGATGCAGGCCAGCAGATCCTCCCATGCGCGCCCTTCGCCGCCGGCGAGGTGGAGCTTATCCAGATAGGCACGGGATTCCCCCAAAGCCCGCGCCGTTTCCACCAGCGACACCGGGCGCGGGGTCTCGCCCAGCATATGCATCAATTGTGCAGCCAATTGATGCACCTGAGCGGTGAGCAGTTTGCGCACCTCGCCCAACGCCAGCTCAGGATATTTGAGCAAACTGGCATCCAACAGATCGCGCTCATCGCTGGCGCGCTCGGGAATCAGGCGCTCAATCAAACGGGAGTAATAGCCAATAAAGGGCAGGATCAGCAGCACACCAATCAAGTTAAACAGGCTGTGAAAGCTCACCAGTGCAAATTCGCCAAAGGGTTCGTTGGGCAACCAGTAGTGCCACAGTGCCATGTAAGGAGTGATCAGGAATACCGCGCAACCGCTGACGATGGTATTGAAAACCACATGGGAAAACCCGGTGCGACGCACATGCACATTGCCGCCGATGGTGGCGATGGCCGAGGTAAAGGTAGTGCCCACGTTCATGCCCACCACCAGCGATGCCGCTTGCTCAAAATTGATCAAGCCGGAATGCATGGCGGTCAGGGCAGAAATCACCCCGGTGGTTGATGACTGGGTAACCAGGGTGAAGGCTATGCCCACCACAACCAATACCAAGCGACCAGACAAATGATCCGCAGGCATGAAGCCAAGATTGATATGAGCTTGCAAACCGCTCATGCCCTGCTGCAGGCCATCGATCCCGACAAACATCAAACCGAACCCGGCCAGGCTGTAGGCCAACCCCGAGCGGCGTGCACCACCGAACAGGCGCAGAAGTGCGCCAATTAAAATCAGCACCGAGGCGATAGCGCTAAGTTTGAGTTTGAAACCCACAATCGCCACCAGCCAACCGGTAAAAGTGGTGCCAATACTCGCCCCCAGCACCACGCCCAAGGCCTGGGAATAGGCCAGTACACCGGCACCGACAAAACCGACGGTGATCATCATGGTCGCGCTGGAGGACTGGGTAAGTATGGTCGCCACAATACCGGTGAATACACCAGATACCGGGCTGCGGGTAAAGCGTACCAGCGCGCGCCGCACAGATTCGCCAGCGAGATTTTTCAGGCCTTCACTCATCAGGCTCATGCCCAATAAGAACAGACCAATACCACCGGCGACATCAACAATGACAGAAGACAAATTCATCTGTTTCCTCGCTCCCTAAAAGTACAAACGCCCCGTCAAGTGAACCTGACGGGGCGGTAAGGGTGATGGGCGAAACCTAAAGGATACCCATCAAATGCCTGAAAACCAGAGAGGATATTGCCAATGCTCCACCCCACTGGGAATCAGACTTGCATACCTATATTTGCAAACTTATACCTGAAGATAATCCAGAATACCCTCGGCAGCTTCGCGACCTTCCCAAATAGCCGTTACCACCAAATCAGAACCGCGCACCATATCACCACCGGCGAATACCTTAGGGTTGCTGGTTTGGAATTTGAACTGCTGTTGTTCAGGCGCTACCACCCCACCCCAGCTGTTCACTTTCACGCCATTGGTTTCAAACCAAGGCTGCGGGCTTGGGCGGAAACCGAAGGCAATCAGCACTACATCGGCGGGCAGAATTTCTTCTGAACCTGGCACAACTACCGGGCTGCGACGGCCTTTTTCGTCCGGCTCGCCCATTTGGGTAGTGACTACTTTAACGCCTTCTACTTTGCCATTGCCCACCACCGCCACTGGCTGACGGTTGTAGAGGAACTGCACGCCCTCTTCTTTGGCATTGGCCACTTCGCGCTTGGAGCCAGGCATGTTTTCTTCATCGCGACGATAAGCACAAGTCACTGTAGCGGCGCCCTGACGAATCGAGGTGCGGTTACAGTCCATGGCGGTATCACCACCACCGAGTACAACCACTTTTTTACCAGCGACGCTGATGAAATCTTCCGGGCTCTTTTCAAAGCCAAGGTTGCGGTTCACGTTGGCAACCAGGAATGGCAGCGCGTCATAAACGCCGGGCAAGTCTTCGCCAGGGAAGCCACCTTTCATGTAGGTATAAGTGCCCATGCCCATGAACACCGCGTCGTAATCGCGCAGTAATTCTTCCATGGTGATGTCTTTACCCACTTCAGTATTCAAGCGGAACTCAATACCCATTTCGGTAAAGATTTCACGGCGACGGCTCATCACTGATTTTTCCAGCTTGAACTCGGGAATACCAAAGGTCAGCAGGCCGCCGATTTCTGGGTATTTATCAAATACCACAGGCTTAACGCCGTTGCGTACCAATACATCGGCACAGCCAATACCTGCTGGGCCAGCGCCAATCACGGCTACTTTTTTGTTGGTCCAGACCACTTTAGACATGTCTGGTTTCCAACCCATCGCAAAGGCGGTATCGGTGATGTACTTTTCAGCGTTACCGATAGTCACCGCACCAAAACCGTCGTTCAGGGTACAGGCGCCTTCGCACAGGCGATCCTGTGGGCATACGCGACCGCAGACTTCCGGCAGGGAGTTGGTTTGATGGCTGAGCTCAGCCGCTTCAAAAATATTGCCTTCGGAAATCAGCTTCAACCAGTTAGGGATGAAGTTGTGCACCGGGCACTTCCACTCGCAGTAGGGGTTACCACACTCAAGGCAACGATGGGCCTGACCTTCCACTTCTTCTTTGGCGAAGGGTTGGTAGATTTCCACAAAATTGCGTCTACGGGTTTCTATATCTTTCTTGGAGGGG
The nucleotide sequence above comes from Cellvibrio sp. PSBB023. Encoded proteins:
- a CDS encoding FAD-dependent oxidoreductase is translated as MSARLNNDFQFLDVGRQDPSKKDIETRRRNFVEIYQPFAKEEVEGQAHRCLECGNPYCEWKCPVHNFIPNWLKLISEGNIFEAAELSHQTNSLPEVCGRVCPQDRLCEGACTLNDGFGAVTIGNAEKYITDTAFAMGWKPDMSKVVWTNKKVAVIGAGPAGIGCADVLVRNGVKPVVFDKYPEIGGLLTFGIPEFKLEKSVMSRRREIFTEMGIEFRLNTEVGKDITMEELLRDYDAVFMGMGTYTYMKGGFPGEDLPGVYDALPFLVANVNRNLGFEKSPEDFISVAGKKVVVLGGGDTAMDCNRTSIRQGAATVTCAYRRDEENMPGSKREVANAKEEGVQFLYNRQPVAVVGNGKVEGVKVVTTQMGEPDEKGRRSPVVVPGSEEILPADVVLIAFGFRPSPQPWFETNGVKVNSWGGVVAPEQQQFKFQTSNPKVFAGGDMVRGSDLVVTAIWEGREAAEGILDYLQV
- a CDS encoding Na/Pi cotransporter family protein produces the protein MNLSSVIVDVAGGIGLFLLGMSLMSEGLKNLAGESVRRALVRFTRSPVSGVFTGIVATILTQSSSATMMITVGFVGAGVLAYSQALGVVLGASIGTTFTGWLVAIVGFKLKLSAIASVLILIGALLRLFGGARRSGLAYSLAGFGLMFVGIDGLQQGMSGLQAHINLGFMPADHLSGRLVLVVVGIAFTLVTQSSTTGVISALTAMHSGLINFEQAASLVVGMNVGTTFTSAIATIGGNVHVRRTGFSHVVFNTIVSGCAVFLITPYMALWHYWLPNEPFGEFALVSFHSLFNLIGVLLILPFIGYYSRLIERLIPERASDERDLLDASLLKYPELALGEVRKLLTAQVHQLAAQLMHMLGETPRPVSLVETARALGESRAYLDKLHLAGGEGRAWEDLLACIHLLDHLQRLYERCQNPHVALVLRDERSLQIARTILTQLVNGVVHKEPLDDVQAGLLVDQLAVQEQQLRELTMAQIATGQIELDKGVSLMEASRWIHRVSIHVLRIDHNLQRLNYQVASKHDAVA
- a CDS encoding HD-GYP domain-containing protein; amino-acid sequence: MAIKQVKVDVNELTIGMYVSGLDRPWSQTPFPLQGFYLRDLGEINQLKALCHYVYIDVEKGRGPISANLKTIAAPTKKTTTRERVNSFTETLAPLKIQRGLYRDVTPLQREVKQARQLHQKVYGAVVEVMEQLEKNQFDDLSLGETKRVASEMVDSVVRNPDAFTWLSRVQEKDEYTYSHAVRSSVWAILFGRHIGLPKRDLDVLAMGVLLKDVGKVMLDAALITNLDRSAEEEALYESFVELGCEILRKTQGVEPRVIAVVKTHCERLNGTGFPHGLSGDKIPLLGKIAGIVTYYDHVTNPRGSRDPIAPSKAVAKLYELRNIQFQEELVVEFIRAIGLYPTGTLVELSTGEVAVVVEQNFERRLKPKVIVVLDTLKQPLSEYLLLDLAEDDKRKQELIDTGKKSRHEIEKIEIARDLEPGSYDVDIAGIRDHYLMKHEKKGLMALLSRLTTRN
- the hemE gene encoding uroporphyrinogen decarboxylase, coding for MTELKNDRFLRALLKQPVDVTPVWMMRQAGRYLPEYRATRSLAGDFMALCTNPELACEVTLQPLERYPLDAAILFSDILTIPDAMGLGLYFETGEGPKFKKVIRTEADVNALKVINPEQDLPYVVNAVKTIRRELNGRVPLIGFSGSPWTLATYMIEGGSSRDFRRAKEMLYNQPQVMHQLLDVLAESVIVYLNAQIQAGAQAVQIFDTWGGALSHAAYQEFSLNYMQKIVSGLIREHEGRQVPVILFTKGGGQWLEAMAATGATALGLDWTTDIGAARARVGNKVALQGNMDPSILYASPERIRAEVGSILASFGAGSGHVFNLGHGITPEVDPAHAGAFINAVHDLSASYHA